A region of the Apium graveolens cultivar Ventura chromosome 6, ASM990537v1, whole genome shotgun sequence genome:
CAGATATAAATAAGGCATGTCCTAAAGACTTTTACCCACTCCTGAATATCGATCAACTCATTGATGCAACAGCGAGGAATGAACTTCTCTCTTTTATGGATGCCTTTTCGGggtacaatcagattaagatggaCTCACAAGACTGACAGCAGACTGCATTCATCACAAACAGGGGAGTCTTCGGCTACCGAGTGATGCCTTTCGGTTTAATCAATGTCGGAGCTACTTTTCAACAGATGATGGATAAAATATTCACCTCGCAGATCGGGAAAAACATGCTGATATATGTCGACGACATGATCACAAAGTCGAAGATTTCCTCCGACCATGTGTTAGACTTTCGCGAAACATTTAAAAACGCAAGGAAAAACAACATGCGGTTAAACCCAGCTAAATGCTCATTCGGTCTTACTGCCAGAAAATTCCTTGGCTTTTTAGTCACGCAAAGAGGCATCGAAGAAGATCCATCTCAAACACGAGCAATCTTGGAAATGGAAAATCCAAAATCAGTAAAAGATTTACAAAAACTAACTGGTTGCATCGCTGCACTTCGAAGGTTTATTCCCCAATCGTCAAAAAGATGCCTTCCTTTTTTCAAAGCAATAAAGAAAGCTTCCAAGTCCTCACACTTTGAGTGGAGCGAAGAGTGCGAAAAGAATTTCTCCGAGCTAAAAGCATTCCTAACAAACCCACCCATCCTCACTCGGCCTTTACCTGGCAGGCCTTTGAAGGTTTACCTCTCTTCATCCGATGAAACTGTCGCGGCCGTACTGGTTCAGGTTGATGAAGGAAAAGAAATCCTGGTATACTACATTAGTCACTCTCTTTGAGATGCCGAAGTCAGATACCCGCAAGTAGAAAAATTGGTCTATGCCTTAGTTATCGCAAGCCGAAAACTTAGACACTATGTCCAGGGAAGGGAGATTCATGTGCTTACGAATCAACCCCTAAAGAGGATCCTACACAAGCCCGATATGACGGGTAGACTTGCTGCGTGGACAATTGAATTGAGTCAGTTCTACATCGAGTATAAGCCTCGAACTGCGATAAAGGCCCAGGTCCTTTCAGACTTCGTTGCTGAGTGTCAATTCCAAGCTAAAGCCCAGAGCTTCGACGAAAATCATTTAAGACCGTGGTTACTATTCGTCGACGGATCCTCGACAGCCGACTCTGCAGGAGCGGGAATTATTTTAATAAGTCCGGGGGGATTCAAAGTCCAGCAAGCTCTAAAGTTTGAATTTCCAGCTACAAACAATGTCGCCAAATACGAGGCACTCATCGCAGGGTTAAGACTGGCGACGGACCTTGAAGCTGAAATTATTGACATATTCGGAGATTCTCAGTTAGTCTCTAAACAAATAAGCGGGGAATTCAAGATACATAATGAAAAAATGACTCAATATCTGGCAAAAACACAAGAACTACTCAAGAAATTCTCCTCATGGAAACTTTCGAATGTCGATAGAGAAGAGAACCAGTGGGCTGACTGCCTGGCCAAGTTAGCATCCTCCAATCTACCAAGCAATCTCAATCCGGTATATGTCGACGTCCCAGCAACTCCCGCCATCGATGAGTTTTCTATCAACTAGATCCAGAGTAGCTCCGGTTGGCGAAAGCCATTTCTTGAGTACATTATCGACAACAAACTCCCGGATGAGAAATGCGAAGCTCGCTCACTCATGTTCAAAGCAAGAAATTACTGTGTAATTGGTTCATCGCTATATCGGCGCGCTCTGTCTGAACCACTCCTTCGATGTTTGACATTAGAAGAAGCCCATCTAGAAATGGTCGAGGTACGCACGGGAATCTGTGGCGACCACCTCGGGGGAAAAAACCTAGTCCTTAAAATAATCAGACAAGGTCTGTATTGGCCCACAATTCGGAAAGACTGCGAGGAATATGTTAGAAAGTGCCAAGCATGTCAACTACATGGAAACGTAGATCACCGACCCACGACAAAGCTCAATTCAGTCCTCGCACCATGCCCTTTCTTTCAGTGGGGCATCGATATCGTAGGACCCTTTCCAAAATCTAAACATCAATGCCAATATATCGTGGTCGCGGCGGATTATGCTACAAAATGGGTCGAAGCAAAACCTCTTTCAAAGATCAGAGAGAAAGAAATGATTGAATTTTTCATGGAATATGTGGTATTTCACTTTGGAATCCCACGAATCCTAGTTTCAGACAATGGCACGCAGTTTGTGGGGGCACAATTTGAGAAAACTTTAGAAGAGTTAAAAATCCAACATATCAAGGCCTTAGTTGCATATCCACAAGCCAATGGACGTGCAGAGATAACGAATAGAACCATCCTACAAGGGTTAAAgaaaagaattgaagaaattCCCCGCTGCTGGGTTGATGAACTTCCAAATGTGTTGTGGTCATACATGACGACCTCTCGAAGCTCGACAGGTGAGATCCCTTTTCGCCTAGTGTATGGCATCGATGCAGTCTTGCCAGTTGAAATAAGCTTAATTTCCCCAAGGGTCGAAGTTTTCGACCCTTCCCTCACACTCGAGGGTTTGCGATTTCACAATGACTTGCTTGAAGAAACAAGAGAGGAATCTCAACTACGCATGATCGCGCAACAAGAAAAAACTGCAAATTATTTTAACAAGAGAGTCAAAAACAAGCACTTTAAAATAGGGGACATCGTCATTTGAGATTCCGCAGCATCTCAGCCCACTGTCACAGGAAAGCTCAAGCCAACGTGGGAAGGCCCATACAGAGTTTCGAGGGTCGTTAGCATGGGAACTTATGAGCTCTCACACCTCGACAGTCAGCCAATCAAGAACGCCTGGAACGGCATCCACCTCAAGAAATTTTATCAGTAACATGCTCCTATGTGTAATATTTGAAACTTCAAGGCTACAACTGCCCTACCAAAATTAACCCTCGATGCAATGAGGGTCGTTATGAGATCCCCATCAAGGGACACTTAATTTATGATAATGAAAGCTTTTAAGTTATCTTTCAAATTTTCAATCATATTTAAAGGCGCCTCAAACAAGAAAGAGGTACGAAAGGAAAAAAGACACTTACACAAAACATGAGTTGTAACTCTTTAAAAGGGCATTTATACGAAACAAATTCTCCAAATTTCACGAACTCATGATAAGATCTCATGAATTGATCACGAAAAGTTACCAAGCTTAACaaatgaaaaaaaaataatataaagaaACAAGGTTATAATTGAACAACTTTTACTTATTAGCTTCCGGTCATTTCACCGAGAACACACCTAATTTGTATTTTGAACTTAATTGTTTTCTAACGGTTGTATGGAAAAATGACAGTACAGTGGTTACTTATAGTGATGAACGTGCTACATCTTCAATATTCAGATTAAAAAAATTCtcatgcaaaaaattaaaaacataGATTTTTACCCAAGCTAGGGCCTACATTTTCTCTATCTACTCAACATTAGAGTTCTTAACACTTAGTTTTATCACAGAATATAACATAATTTGGGAATGAAAGGGGGTGTACGCAGTTTTGATTTCAGCAATAATTTCGTAAAAACTGTAAAATGTTGTTTCAAGTAACCGCCATTACCAAATACCAGCAAGAATAATAAATCAGTTCGAGAATCATCCAACAAATACCAAAAGTCCAAAAGTATTATTATTACATCACAACGGAGCATTCCCTGCCTTCAAGCATCATCGTTAGGAGGAGGATCCTGGGCAGTCTCCCTAGTATGAGCAAAATCACGAATATAATCGTTGAATGAATGAACAGCTATATCAAACCCAGCACTCGATAACCTCGTCAAACAATGACCATAACCATCACCCAACGCCTTGGCGATATCCTCAATGCTCTTCTCCAATTCCACCTTCATCTGACAGTTATCTTCAATCAAAGTTTTGTTGGAAGCAGCTAGGTCCGCAAGGTCCTTCTCAGCCTTCTCCCGCATCTTCTTCTCATCGTCCCTCGACATAGTAACATTGCGTAAGACTTCCTCCAATTCAGCTATCTTCTTGTTAAAAACATCACGCTCCACTTCCAACTCACTAACCCGTGTGCTTAACTGAGTATTAGCCACTGTCAACTCACCAGCCCGGCGATCCGCCGCCAAATACAAATCCTCAAACCTCTTCTTCTCTCGAGTCATCGACCCAAGATCAGCGCTAAGCTTAGAGGTCGACCCGCCATCACAATCATTCTTAAATTCACTCATGATGTAAGTGAAATCCGAAAGGAACTAGAAACAAAACAAAATACATACATCAAAATGGAACTACAAAATCAAACAAGAAAAAATATTAGGCATCAGAGATGCATACCCGAGCAGCACGACCTATACATCTATCCACTAAGTCACTGCGCTTCTTAGCAGAATAAGACACCATATCTTGGGGAAGCTGGAAGACCCTTAAAACCTGTAACGGCACTGTCGAGCCTCCGATCCACCTCTCGTTAGGCTGAATCTCCACGCGTATGACATCCCTTGATACATTGACGTCTGAGGACGTCTTCAAAAGCCCCTTCCCTCCGACGATTGTCAGTGTTTTATTCAACGGTACACGATCAGCCACAACCCTCGCACTATCGACATCCGAACGCTGCCTCTTCCTAGACATCAGCCCATGATCGTCCGCAACAACTTCTTCACGATCTTCTACAACCCGATCACCATTGTCATCCAGCAGTTCAATGGAAACAAACCCGCCAACTTTGGATTCCCCAACATTCGAACCAGCAACTCTCACCCCCTCGCGAGCTGACCCACTTGCTTTTTGAATTAGGAACATCATCGCCTTATCCATTTTTTTCCCTCGAACTCCGTTGTCAAGCACGTTCTTCAAAGAGCTTCCAGCAACTGCAGAAAAGATGATTCTTAATTAAACAATAAAGAAAAATAGAACAAGAACAAAATGACAGATGTAAAGGGAACATATCCTTACGAGAATGACTCTCCAAAAATGCACTTTCCTTCAGCTGCAAATGGGAATATAAAGACATCGACCCATGAAAATCATCCAAAAACTCAGAATCATACTTGTCTAGTCTATTCAAAGCATCAAGGGCCTCTCGACTAACTTTACGATAAGACTGCACAAACTCTAAGTCAGGACCCCCAAAATATAACCACTTAGCATGATACCCTGAGTTCGATGAGCGAACACTAACTATCTTCATTCGCTTATGTCGCGAATCAAAATAAACTTGACCCTCGTGATACCGAATCCCATAAATAGAAAAGAATAACGGATTCGTAGGAACCCGACCCATTTCGTGACACAACGCAAAAAAACCATTTACTTGAGCAACAGAATTGGGAGTCAGTTGCGCGACACCACACCCTATTGCCTCGAAAAGTGCTAACTGGAAAGGGTGCATCGGAAGTCGAAGTCCAAACTCAAATAACAACAAAAGGATCCCATGCATGCCATACTCAGGCATCATCCAGACCCGGTCATTAGGACCCGGAACCCGATACCTATACCCGTTACCAAAATCGACCCAGTTCTTTAATTTACTCGAAGGCACAGGCTTGTTCACATAAAAACTAATCTAATCTAAACTCGATTTATCCCCAAATTCACGCTTACCCATCGATAAATTATCTGCTAACTTTCGCTCCTTAAACGCTACAGTCCTGGGACTCAAAGGAACGGGAACCCGGGACTCAACACAATCATCTCTAAACAACTCACCCTCATTCATAAAGTCAAAGAAATTGCAATTCGCTAGGTTCTCAGGAATCTCTTGGTGGCCAAGATTAAGTAAGGATTCTTGATCCCCCTCATCGAGAGGCCTCTTCCTAGGATTCCGGTCAGACACGGTCTCAACAGAGGCTGAAGAACTATCCATGACACCAAAACGAAAacaataaaaaaaaagaaaaaaggaagaaCAAAGAAGAACTATGGGAAAAGAAGGGAAATCCACACAACAAATACAATCGAATTAGACCCGACACCACAAAGTAAACTAAGGAAacgaaaaagaaaagagaaagtcggagaagaaagaaacTTACAGGTGAGAGATGAAATGGCGGAGCAACGGTTAAACCTTTAAGAAATCCGGAGAGAAACTGAATGGTTTTTGGCTCCCccaataaaaaaaaagaaaatatataaaaaaacaaaaacaacaaCAACAGATATATACGTGCAAAAAAAAACAATCATCAAAAATCAATCAAATCAAAAGGTTTCTGGTTTTATATTAAAAttgtctttctttttcttttcttttttctcaGGTGGTGAACCAGAAACAACAAATCTGAAGATATTGCAAGAAAGGGGGGACAAATATTGGACCAAAAGGAGAAGGCCCAAAGGAGTTACATTTAGAACAATTATTAGCTATTAatgtaaagcccaagaaggcccacTTTGTATCAAAAAGCCCATATGGGATTTAGTATAAATAAGACACGACAACTTCATAAAAGGAGGTTGGCATATTAAGTAAAAAAGATCATTTCTTATAATTGGGTctaatatattaataaatattatagGTACATCAATGTCATTAAATTAATGAATTTTAATAAACataaaatattgaaattcaatACTATGGGGACAGAAGAGAGTGTAAgtgattaaaaaaattaaactagTTTCCACTTTCCGCAAATAAAATGACAAGGCGGTCCCGTTGTTTCAAACAAAGGCACACAACATGATTGTATTTGGTGTTTGGCGAGCAACTCGTTTGTCCCCGTATTTAATATCGATATAAAGGAAATTTAGATAAAAGAGATTTTTTTTTAAGTATAAAAACAACCAAATACTGGCAGGGATTGTTGTGCGCTATAATGACTTCAGCAAACATACATAGAGATTAAAAGAAACTCTGTTGCACGGGGTATTTTTGTTATAATTGATTGTTTTTATATTTATACTAGCCTACAATCTGTGCGgatcgtttttaaaattatataattttaaaatttaattttcagtaaaaaaattaagctttgaaatttaattattagaaatttttaataatatgatttgataataattttaaatatgcatgtgtataatttattgatattttagttttaaaaaat
Encoded here:
- the LOC141666089 gene encoding uncharacterized protein LOC141666089, translated to MTGRLAAWTIELSQFYIEYKPRTAIKAQVLSDFVAECQFQAKAQSFDENHLRPWLLFVDGSSTADSAGAGIILISPGGFKVQQALKFEFPATNNVAKYEALIAGLRLATDLEAEIIDIFGDSQLVSKQISGEFKIHNEKMTQYLAKTQELLKKFSSWKLSNVDREENQWADCLAKLASSNLPSNLNPVYVDVPATPAIDEFSIN